The region GTCTGATTACAAGGTGAGTGGCGTCGAAGGACTTAAGAGAATCCTAGCAGAGTCTTTCGGGCGACTCTCGTTAGATCATGAAATCGTTTCAGTTGAATCAGAAAAAGAAAGCGTGAAACACTTTTGGGACATCCTATCAAAAATAAATACTATGATTTCATCTGCAGACTTAAGCTACAAGCTAAGCAGCAAGACGATGGACTTTCTTAGTGGCATCTAAGTCCAACCAGTCGAGATAGCCAACACCTAGGCTGCGCCTAGGCGTCGGCTACTCTCTACGTTGGGCCACAACAATGATTCGAGCGATTCTCTTTGATCTAGATGGAACACTGCTTGACCGACACAGTAGTCTCATGCTCTATGTCCATCAGCAGATGGATCGCTGTGCAAGTGTGCTAAGTGGCATCCCGCTCCCAGACTATCTGGGCAAAGTGATTGACCTTGATGCACACGGGCATCAACCGAAGGATGTAGTGTTTCTGGAAGTTGAAGCTCACTTCGATCTTCCAAGGAATAGTTGGAAGACCTTGCTCAACGACTTCCTAACACACTTCCCCCACGTATGTGTTCCATTCCCAATGATGCATCAGACCCTTCAGGGCCTGAAAGACCGAGGCTTTGAATTGGGTCTTGTAACCAACGGTAGAAGCGCATCTCAAGATCCGAAGATTGACGGGCTTGGCATTCGGCATTATCTCGGAGCGGTACTAGTATCAGAAGAAGAGGGCGTGAGGAAGCCTAACCCAGAGATATTCCACCGCGCTCTCCGGCAGCTAGACGTGTTGCCTCATGAAACGATCTTCGTTGGTGACAACCCAAAGGCAGACATTCAAGCAGCCGATTTCGTCGGCATGAAAACAGTTTGGATGAAAGATGATTATTGGCCAATCCCCGATGCTATGGATGGTGAAATCTCAGGATTAGCACAACTACCAGAGTTTATAGAGCACTTGGCCCAACAAGAATGAATGAGAAGGCGGTGAACTGGACGCCGCTGCGCGGCGCCAGTTACCTTAGACGTTCTGAAAATATATGATATTCGAATCATCACTAGCGTTAATCGCTTTCATTTCCGTCGTCTTCGGGATTGCGGGATCGCCTTACAAGGACGGTAAGATCACTAAAACTGGAGTAGGAGTTCTCACTGTTGCTTTTGCTGCTCTCGTCCTGTCGATTGCGAAAAGTTATCAGGATAGCAAATCGTCGGAAAAGAAAGACGCGGACATAGCAACGATGCATTTACAGCTCAAAGGACTAAAGGGTGATGCAGAGAGAATTCACAAGGCTTCCTCTCAAGCGTCGGCTGAGACTGCAAATTTGAAGGCTGGAATTAGGGCTATATTCGAGAGCATTCGTATCGAAAACGATAAACTCGTAGCAGATATACCAAACTCCATTCTCGTAAAAGACACAATCGGCCCTGGTATCCTAGTAAAGGAACACGTTAAAGTTCCAAAATACGAACTAGAGAAAAATATAGATAAATTTCAAAAACAAGTAGATGGACTTGAATCGAATCTAATGAAAAAGGTTCAAGATATAGAACATCTATTTACAATTATAGCAGAATAGAAAACATGATCAGAACAAAACGCAGCAGACAACGAGCGCAAGCGCTCGTTGTCTGTGCTTGGCGTTCTGCAAAAAATATGGACGGCATACCATCACAAGTTATTTGGATCATCGCGATCGGTCTCGTAGTGATAGTTGCAGTGGTCTTTTTCAAGATTCGTGGAGATCCACAATGGGGCTTTAAGGACGTTGTCAAGAATCCTGATTATTGGGATGCTGCCAGCCAAGCTCGTCGAGAAGCTGATGAGGCTGCCGAAGCGGCAAAGAATTGGAGTGGTGAACGGGTTGCCTCAGCGGCACGACATTTTGTCCTTGAGGTCTCGACCAGTAGAGAAGCTTGGGGTGAAGCCCAAATACTTCGAGAGCTAGGTCAGCGAACACATCCTGCAATTCTTAAGTTGCTCGGAGACGAAGATCTCTATGATCGGTTGGTGAAGCCAACTGGCGAAGACCTATTGCCTGAAGCACCATTCAACCGAGCCTGTGACATTTTGGGCGACGTGCCCCCCAAAGAGGCGGTTGCAGCATTGGCACCGTTTCTAAACGATCCTTCTGAACAGATAAGGAAGGATGCAGCATTGGCAATTGCCAAGACAGGCGCGGCCGAGATCATCCCTCATGTTCGGAAGGCATTCTCAGATACGGACGAGTATGTGCGCTCTTATGCCTTGATGGGACTGGAATTCTCATTGAACCGAGATGGATTGGCAGAGACCGTGCCGGGGGAGCTGTTTTCGGACGTTAAGCACCTTCTTGAGAAGGGGCACAATTCAGATAAGGCAGCGGATATCCTTTTCGGTTTCGACTCAGAAGAAGCGAAAGAATTCTTTCTTTCCTCAGAGGTATTCAGTGCAGATTCCCGTATCGTTCACGAAGTGTTGGAGACGTTGGCCAACGCCAAGGTGCCAGTTCAGAGAGAGCTCTTGCTCCGCTTGATCTCAGCGCTGGATACAAGCGATCTTGAGTATCCTCGGACATACGCACTTGGAGAGGCTCTTCGATTGCTTGGTCAGATGCAGAATCCTGAGGATCGCGAATTCTTGTCTGCGAGACTTACCCATTCCGAAGACCGAGTAGCTGAGGGAGCCGCTGCCGGGCTTCTCTGTTCGCACGGCCTCGAAGGGTTTGAGAAGCGGATATGGGAGTCCGAAGAGAAGTCGGGATACGATTCATTGCCAAAACATCAGAGATTTTACA is a window of Opitutales bacterium DNA encoding:
- a CDS encoding HAD-IA family hydrolase, coding for MIRAILFDLDGTLLDRHSSLMLYVHQQMDRCASVLSGIPLPDYLGKVIDLDAHGHQPKDVVFLEVEAHFDLPRNSWKTLLNDFLTHFPHVCVPFPMMHQTLQGLKDRGFELGLVTNGRSASQDPKIDGLGIRHYLGAVLVSEEEGVRKPNPEIFHRALRQLDVLPHETIFVGDNPKADIQAADFVGMKTVWMKDDYWPIPDAMDGEISGLAQLPEFIEHLAQQE
- a CDS encoding DUF4375 domain-containing protein, which codes for MDGIPSQVIWIIAIGLVVIVAVVFFKIRGDPQWGFKDVVKNPDYWDAASQARREADEAAEAAKNWSGERVASAARHFVLEVSTSREAWGEAQILRELGQRTHPAILKLLGDEDLYDRLVKPTGEDLLPEAPFNRACDILGDVPPKEAVAALAPFLNDPSEQIRKDAALAIAKTGAAEIIPHVRKAFSDTDEYVRSYALMGLEFSLNRDGLAETVPGELFSDVKHLLEKGHNSDKAADILFGFDSEEAKEFFLSSEVFSADSRIVHEVLETLANAKVPVQRELLLRLISALDTSDLEYPRTYALGEALRLLGQMQNPEDREFLSARLTHSEDRVAEGAAAGLLCSHGLEGFEKRIWESEEKSGYDSLPKHQRFYSAVFMFDAEINNGGLAQYFLNSSADNWRDALAGLEAMGSKDRLAVVREAISLFGSDGPSENRDKRQDQLSKLYRKNDSIFDALESRYYDSDEVVEVLATRFVLANPNRFR